DNA sequence from the Odontesthes bonariensis isolate fOdoBon6 chromosome 18, fOdoBon6.hap1, whole genome shotgun sequence genome:
GTGACATGTGAGTGTGTAGACGGCTCAGTTAGAAGCGGCAGCGTTATGAACAATCTACAGATGTTCCCAGGTGTTTTTGCTTCGACAAGAGAACAAAGAATTACAATAATCAggttgtgatgaaataaatgtatgaataactGTTTCCAGTTCAGAGTGTGAAACAATGGGACTTCTTAAGTTTAAGAAGATACCAAACATGAAAATAGTTCcaaacaacatgttttttttttcttttgtttatttgtttttcctcagAGAAAACCTTTTTCCTTTAGGAAACTAAAAAAACTACAGAAGTTCTTCCTCAAACATTTCCAGCACATTAAACTAAGTATGAAGAAGTTTTGGGTAAATACTTGTATAAATTCTCCCTGttggagtcagtcagagcatttccaGAGGGAATGTTGTCAGATCAGCTCACTACAGTCTTTATTGTGGCTGCTTACAAATATCTATTGATGCAGTTTAAAGGTCACATTGAGACACGAGCAGAAGAAATGCTGTAACTGTTTTATTCTCATGTAATCTTCCTCTGTAGTTAAATGCGTTTGTCCCTTTTGACCTGGAGATTAGATCACCATCACATCAGGGAACAGCCGACCAACAGATTCTTAAATGAGTGTGAAGAACATTGTTCCAGGACTGTGGAAGAGTTTAAGAACACATTAGATGTTTCTGTGAGATTGTTTACACTAAAGacatgaatcagcctttatatAGAGATCACTGATGATAATTATACTCTGATGTTGTAAACCAATCAGAATGTTCTGTTCAGGATCCTACAGTGGCATGTTTCTGTGAGGCATTTTAGCTTTACTCACAGTTCCTACAGTGTGTGGATTTTTATCTACATATTTCAGCACAAATGTTTCTCCTACTGACATGCTTCTTTTATCATATTTAAGATGTTTTGATTGAAATTCTTCAGCAGAAAAATCAGCTTGATAACTACAAGGTTTTCATGGAGTTACAAATTCACAAAAAGTTGGAACATTAGATGAAGTCATTTCTATCATGGCTGAATTTAAATGACCATTCTGGGTTTTTCTATTAAAACAAACTCTGTATGACATGAGCTCATAATTCCTTTCTCACGTTGTTCAGCTATTATTTAATctaaattaataaatatattttattagGTATGTGTGTGGATTTTATGGAACTGGTGGGGTCATTTCTTTCATTAAAACACAAAcgaaaacatttgttttgatgaaaaggatttttatttaatcagggaaatctcaGTTATAAAAATCAATGAGAACAATTACGGTATTAAAAGATGATGAAGACATAAAATGGTTACTGTAGAAAAGAGACAGAGACCGTGTTGAAAAGTaaagactgaaagaaaaaacagtaacTTCAATATCTGAGTCCCAATGAGTGGGATCaggactgggaacactggtctCTCCTCAGTGTCTGTAAGACTGGAGTCTGGGAGCCCTGTTTGGCCTCACAGGTCACAGAGCTGGCCTTCTCCCACTGGTCTGCAGGGAGCCTCAGGGTGCTGCTCCAGATGTAGTGGCCGTCCTTTTGCAGCAGCCCGGGGCTCCTTTTCTGCTCCcagctgatgctgctgctgccgtccacCTTCCAGGACAGACTCCAGTCTGAGGGGAAGCCCTTGTTGGCCAGACATACAAGTGTGGCCTTCCCCTGCTGCAGCTCTTCAGTGGAGGGGGGCAACACTGTCAGGGTGGGAGGGACCTGACCCACTGGAGAAAGAGAGGATACATGTTGAGAGGCAGCAGCTTTTTAATATCTCACTTCCTTCTCTGAGCTCAGTAACTACGGCAACAGACGGGCTTCACTGCTGAACCACAGCAACAGACAGGTTTCAGTACTAAATATAAAAAGGTTTAAGGCTTTTTGCTCCTCAgatgatttcagttttatttcagtcAGTGTGGTACAATCTAAAATCATGAATGCAATTTTCAAACCAGATCGTCAGCCTTCATGTCATGTATCACCTGTTTACATCAAAAACaagtttttaattcatttcacaAATCATTTCGACACGTTTATATAAATCTATCATTTCTACCCTCTCCTGCTTCAGACTTTAGCGACTGCAAAATTACGTGGAAAAAACAGGATTTTCCTCCTTTACAGTCATTTCTCTCGaagtattttctgttattttgcatCGTAAAACAACCTTTGTAAAGAAATGACATGAAGAAATATCCCTCACACAGTAGTGCATCACTTTTCTCCTGCTGAAATGTTTATATGCTGTTAGATAAAAGTGCAGCCCAGATCAGCATGGCTCAGAATTTTGACTAAATTGTTATCAATGACACAGAATTAGTCCCTGTGAAATGTTCATTCACACAGATATTAAGTGTGGAGAGAATAACTAAAGCGTTTGAGAATAACCTTCAACTTGATAACTTTGTTCATGAATTATTGTTCATGTAACATGTAAGAATTATTTTCAGTCGTCACCAGTTTTCAGAAGCTTAAAATTTCCTGAGTAACAGAGAGAAGACTTTTGAGTGTATCCGAATATATCGTCTCACTCACTCATCAACAATTACTGCAATCATATAAACtacatttattcatatattttttataaatgaacagttttctggttatgaaatgaaaaataaggAAGGATCTATACATTTCAGGTTATTAGGAGAGTAAAATGTACTTACAGTTAACTGTCAGTCTGGTTCCTCCACCGAACGTgtaccacagtgatacaaactcattgagccgccgtacaaaaacctctgactgcacagagacacggctctctgactctgagacaaacaaactcaccaaaactttttgtgttttctagAATTTTTGCTCAAATAGGAACTgaagaaaacacagagcaaCAAATGTCTCCCATCAGATTTCTATATATTTAGTATTTTAAcgtttgtgaaaataaaaatggacTCATTTGATGCCGTCTTATGAAACATTTTACAGAAGGTGAGATATTATGACCCCATGAATGAACTAATAAGAGACGCTGATAACAAATCTCATTAATTAACCCAAAATGTTGTACTTAAACATGCATATATCTTTATTTGATAAAATTGTCACAAATGCAATAAAGCTCATGTTGAACGTGTTCAGAAATGCTGATAAGGAGACAGGAAGGGGTGAAGGATGGTGTTATAGTCCAAGTGTTTTTCACTTTTCAGTGTTGCAGTATTTCTGGGTTCTACGTTTTGTTCGACACGACTCTCTgactctgaaacaaacaaactgcagaactttttaaaattttgagAAATACAAAGTTAatgtcaaagtgctttacacatcCAGCAATAAACAGGATATTTCAATTCATtataaaataatacatttatgaATGTAAATGACAGACATATTTAACAACATGTGTACAGATAAACTGGTAAAGCACTGAAAGATTCTGCCGTGCAGCCAGATCCATTGTAGAGTCCATCAGAGAAATATTGAGCAGGATTATTAACAATTGTTGATCAATGAAAAAAGTAACAACAAATTATGAAGGTTTTTAATTTtgacaataaaaaagaaaatcaaaaaaaaaaaagataatttcaGAAAAAGACTGTAAAGTTTCTGATCAATATCCTGATTGATAAGACAACTCCCTGttggagtcagtcagagcatttccatagagagccactttgcatcagcagcaccatgctccagtgctctgggagagtttatagtcctgagagttgaacactggatgactgacagctgaccttcatgacaccagaagccacagaaatcctcctcatcagaaacatgactttgatctgcgtcctcatctggactctcctctgctgctgcttcacaggtaaagtccagagaatcaaactcctctcctctatgaacatccgtccctctgaaatgaagccgacaaaagcatgaagctgctttatgtttttgtctctgtgtcctcagagtccagaggtcaggtcacagtgactcagcctggagcagtgagctctgctgtgggagGCTCCGCCACCATCACATGTAAAACCAGTCAGAATGTTTATGGATCCGACCGTTTATCCTGGTAccaacagagagatggagaaactcCTAAACTGCTCATTTACTATGCTAGCAGCAGAGCATCAGGGACTCCAGGTCGTTTTACAGGCAGTGGATCAAactctgacttcactctgaccatcagtggagttcaggctgaagatgctgcagtttattactgtcagagtTTCCATGTTATCAACAGTCAGGATatgttcacacagtgaaaaacagtcgtacaaaaacctccctcagtcagcctgaacagaaactgaaccgacagctgcagagactgatacagttcactgaggacacacacactcaaacaaaaGCACATATATGAACTATTGATAAACTCTACGTGTAACACACATTTAATCTCTGTCAATAGATGCATATAAACacatttcacatatttttccgtACATGAACTCTCTTTAAGAGTATTACCATTAATTCAACATTATTAACCCGACATCTCAGGTGACTGAAGCTCCAGTTCTCATCACAGTCATCCAAATATTAGTGTGAATTATCTATATCCAAGTCTCTCCAAGTACATGGAGACAATAACACtacagaaataataataaatgatatttcttgttttaaaatgtattatgattcatttatttttatccaTAAATACACTTTCATGACTGGCAGCAGTTAGAAGATTAATGAAGATTTTaggacacacaaacagaaagttCAAATATTTACGCTGTGAATGAAAAGTGGGCAACTATTCAGATTTCAAGCATGATAGTatctttaattattattatttttattagaacTGAGTCTATTGAGACTTTGGTTAGATTGAGGTAGAAATTTGTAGAtcaatgcattttatttttagtaattttcagatgtttttttaaaaaatgtacagATAAGATGTTAATAACTTTCCTTCGTTAAAAAACTGGTGCTCCAAACAGTCAGTATTTAATACAGTAAGTTATAAAGTAGAGTGTTTGCCATAAAATATTCAAACTCCTCTTCCTGTGAGCGTCTTCTCTCAACAAACTTTCTGGGCATTCTCAGAACAGTAACGCTGACACATTGATATCAGAGCAGTTGTGTGATCTGTTCAAATCCTAAACCCACCCCACCCTCATCTCTCTCTTTACCACATCCCACTAAACCACCAACTAACCCATCAGACTCCTAATCATGAGGTCAAAGCATTTATTGAAGCATTTTTCTGaattcttattcttgataaagttctctgatgcagctgaacaaatatcCTCTGAGATGGAGGACCATGTTATTTATTCCAAAGTTCTGGGACAGTTCATTCATTAACCTGAGTTCACTGAGCACATTATCTGACATCCTGATCCTCAGAGTTACTTTGTGACTCTGAAATAACAAGTCTGCAACAGTATCAGAATGGTAATGTTACCCATCTGGAGACAAAGAATGAAACGCCAGATCAGTTCAGCATCAGACTTTTTAATATACCACAGTGATCATGTTAATGTTAACTGCAACAGACTCATCAGTGAAAGCAGGAAACATCCTGACATGTAGAGGACAGCTCCAGCTGACTGACTCTGGGTGTTTGCATATGTGTCCTGCCTCTCTGCTCCCAGATGTTAAGAGGTCAGTGTTGATCAGTGGCTGTCCAGACCTTTCAGAGACACTGACACACCAGCAGCAcaatgatgatgatgtcactgactctgctgctgaCCACCCTGGGGCTCCTTGTTCAGGGTGAGAAATGAGCAGCATTTACCATCATTCATCTgttataaatgtttttaaactgaTTATTTTTTGTCTAGTTAGATGAATTTGTTGTACTAACTTCTGTCCTCTTTATCCAGGTTCATCAGGGGATATCATCCTGACTCAGACTCCTGGATCTCAGTCTGTTGCTCCAGGACAGACTGTCTCTATGAAATGTAAAGCCAGTTCAGCAATGAGTAACTACCTTCACTGGTACCTTCAGAATCCTGGTGAAGTTCCTaaactcctcatttcttatgcCACAACTCGTCAGTCTGGAGTTTCGGATCGTTTCAGTGGAAGTTATTCTGGAACTGACTTCACTTTGACGATCAGTGGAGTTCAGACTGAAGATGCAggagtttattactgtcagcaGGGTGGTTACAGCTGGCCG
Encoded proteins:
- the LOC142367355 gene encoding immunoglobulin lambda-like polypeptide 5 gives rise to the protein MNRTGVLMSKFDPFQQHEGSHYLCEVPLSQMVLPPSGKQLQVVKPTIVCLANKGFPSDWSLFRKMESESRVSVQSEVFVRRLNEFVSLWYTFGGGTRLTVNLGQVPPTLTVLPPSTEELQQGKATLVCLANKGFPSDWSLSWKVDGSSSISWEQKRSPGLLQKDGHYIWSSTLRLPADQWEKASSVTCEAKQGSQTPVLQTLRRDQCSQS